In a genomic window of Styela clava chromosome 11, kaStyClav1.hap1.2, whole genome shotgun sequence:
- the LOC120347145 gene encoding wings apart-like protein homolog isoform X2 yields the protein MPKMKRKSLEVKKRERRAKKKAEQAWKDSNRITSFNDKETKEELPKSVRISSLPTKKLLGSSGKKSLYSSDSLSSSQPSQSSQKSADNFSSKSSVPALKKSVTWPKNVGESSVTSLKCDKKHQEYFTAVRHVKNYQNCLEKGEIQEYEDEVLYLQEGLPSHQPISVRCFSVTSLACKCEQQNFRLYLRAHNVLTKVFDNLQDADENKVPALSLATSSLLYMLSRDRQIDINKATLRILLKLVDPLEKNKNGGSSNKPKIATPPKYKFSKLYKRKQEPQTTNSDQELEAVKHKIKDLIDRCGDPLVTSQDLSTKVLASEALLRYTARKTSEWFREEIRLKGGLDHVISLVKAQVDIIENLPANLDCSCQPLRIERPLCTLERLLRVLENGIINSARNAVYLVTHQRALLLKKISLLMTRCKKWLAQTEDVREPDTPPSSSKAKASLLIKNVIAQIIKLLVNISNDNEWSSTRIGDQEGMLDNILSCILYIPEHVDEEHRYEIRLLSLGLMVNLVESSAKNRMSLMQMKTPSVDQGDEEISIVDALVQLFIDREVAARDNEILGEDGVKRAAEAKRMQKSGSAGGLNKSSQHAVGLGDADDEGYWVESEEGMEWVSVQSKRDDDDLHSTQGSHRSITNPNNIEAKLTAEEKDEMRQALEKANDHMEASIIASYTALVLGCLIHGSRMNATAIRSRLPDNGDLSSMIKMLKKFLSFMYLTHGMSKKGEQKLIQVIEDMEEVNLDKSI from the exons ATGCCCAAGATGAAGAGAAAAAGTTTAGAGGTCAAAAAGAGGGAGAGAAGAGCAAAAAAGAAGGCCGAACAAGCTTGGAAAGACAGCAATCGTATCACATCTTTTAACGACAAGGA AACCAAAGAAGAACTTCCAAAATCTGTCCGAATTTCAAGTCTGCCGACTAAAAAATTATTGGGATCTTCAGGAAAAAAG tcTTTGTATTCTTCTGATTCATTATCTTCATCTCAACCATCTCAGTCATCGCAAAAATCAGCAGACAATTTCAGTTCGAAATCAAGTGTTCCAGCCTTGAAAAAATCAGTAACTTGGCCAAAAAATGTTGGTGAAAGTAGTGTGACATCATTGAAATGTGATAAAAAGCACCAAGAG TATTTCACCGCGGTACGACatgtgaaaaattatcagaattGCTTGGAAAAAGGTGAAATACAAGAATATGAAGATGAAGTTTTATATTTGCAAGAAGGTCTTCCATCTCATCAACCCATCTCTGTCAG ATGTTTCTCCGTAACCAGTCTTGCTTGTAAATGCgaacaacaaaattttagaCTTTATCTACGAGCTCATAATGTTTTGACCAAAGTGTTTGACAACTTACAAGATGCTGATGAAAACAAAGTACCG gCACTATCACTGGCTACCTCATCGTTATTATACATGTTAAGTAGAGATAGACAAATTGATATAAATAAAGCTACGTTAAGAATTCTACTGAAGCTGGTTGATccattagaaaaaaataaaaatggcgGTTCCTCAAATAAAC CAAAAATAGCAACACCACCAAAATACAAATTTTCTAAGCTTTACAAACGAAAGCAAGAACCGCAGACAACGAATTCAGATCAAGAATTAGAAGCAGTCAAGCACAAAATCAAAGATCTGATAGATCGATGTGGAGATCCGCTCGTTACTTCACAGGATTTATCG ACTAAAGTTTTAGCCAGTGAAGCATTGTTACGTTATACTGCACGAAAAACTAGTGAGTGGTTTCGAGAAGAAATCAGATTAAAAGGTGGACTAGATCATGTCATCAGCTTGg TGAAAGCGCAAGTGGATATTATTGAAAATCTTCCTGCCAATCTTGACTGTTCATGTCAACCTTTACGTATCGAGCGACCCCTATGCACATTGGAAAGATTACTTCGAGTTTTAGAAAATGGAATCATTAATTCTGCTCGGAATGCTGTGTACCTTGTTACACACCAAAGAGCATTGCTACTGAAGAAAATATCTCT ATTAATGACTCGATGTAAGAAATGGTTGGCACAGACAGAAGATGTTCGTGAACCTGATACACCGCCTTCATCTTCCAAAGCAAAGGCTTCATTGCTTATTAAGAATGTGATAGCACAAATTATCAAATTACTTGTTAATATTAGCAATGACAATG AATGGTCAAGTACACGTATTGGCGATCAAGAAGGAATGTTAGATAACATATTGTCATGCATTTTATATATTCCTGAACATGTTGATGAAGAACATAGATATGAAATTAGGTTGTTG AGTTTGGGTCTTATGGTAAATCTCGTGGAGAGCAGTGCTAAAAATCGAATGTCACTTATGCAAATGAAAACTCCTTCTGTCGACCAAGGTGATGAAGAAATTTCAATTGTTGATGCTTTAGTTCAG cTTTTCATCGATCGTGAAGTCGCTGCAAGAGATAATGAAATATTAGGAGAAGACGGGGTCAAAAGAGCAGCTGAAGCAAAACGAATGCAGAAATCTGGAAGTGCCGGAGGTTTAAA cAAATCATCACAACATGCTGTTGGATTGGGTGATGCAGATGATGAAGGATATTGGGTTGAAAGTGAAGAAGGTATGGAATGGGTTTCCGTACAATCGAAACGAGATGACGATGATTTACACAGTACTCAAGGATCCCACAGGTCGATCACAAATCCTAATAATATTGAAGCCAAACTAACTGCTGAAGAAAAAGACGAAATGAGACAAG CACTTGAAAAAGCAAACGATCATATGGAAGCTTCAATAATTGCATCTTATACTGCCCTTGTGCTCGGATGTCTCATTCACGGAAGTCGAATGAATGCTACGGCAATCAGATCCAGACTTCCAGATAATGGAGATCTATCATCTATgattaaaatgttgaaaaaattccTGTCTTTTATGTATTTAACG CACGGAATGTCCAAAAAGGGAgaacaaaaattgattcaaGTGATAGAAGACATGGAAGAAGTCAATTTAGATAAATCAATTTAA
- the LOC120347145 gene encoding wings apart-like protein homolog isoform X1: MPKMKRKSLEVKKRERRAKKKAEQAWKDSNRITSFNDKERGSAVSEWSLSQCLETKEELPKSVRISSLPTKKLLGSSGKKSLYSSDSLSSSQPSQSSQKSADNFSSKSSVPALKKSVTWPKNVGESSVTSLKCDKKHQEYFTAVRHVKNYQNCLEKGEIQEYEDEVLYLQEGLPSHQPISVRCFSVTSLACKCEQQNFRLYLRAHNVLTKVFDNLQDADENKVPALSLATSSLLYMLSRDRQIDINKATLRILLKLVDPLEKNKNGGSSNKPKIATPPKYKFSKLYKRKQEPQTTNSDQELEAVKHKIKDLIDRCGDPLVTSQDLSTKVLASEALLRYTARKTSEWFREEIRLKGGLDHVISLVKAQVDIIENLPANLDCSCQPLRIERPLCTLERLLRVLENGIINSARNAVYLVTHQRALLLKKISLLMTRCKKWLAQTEDVREPDTPPSSSKAKASLLIKNVIAQIIKLLVNISNDNEWSSTRIGDQEGMLDNILSCILYIPEHVDEEHRYEIRLLSLGLMVNLVESSAKNRMSLMQMKTPSVDQGDEEISIVDALVQLFIDREVAARDNEILGEDGVKRAAEAKRMQKSGSAGGLNKSSQHAVGLGDADDEGYWVESEEGMEWVSVQSKRDDDDLHSTQGSHRSITNPNNIEAKLTAEEKDEMRQALEKANDHMEASIIASYTALVLGCLIHGSRMNATAIRSRLPDNGDLSSMIKMLKKFLSFMYLTHGMSKKGEQKLIQVIEDMEEVNLDKSI, translated from the exons ATGCCCAAGATGAAGAGAAAAAGTTTAGAGGTCAAAAAGAGGGAGAGAAGAGCAAAAAAGAAGGCCGAACAAGCTTGGAAAGACAGCAATCGTATCACATCTTTTAACGACAAGGAGCGTGGTAGTGCTGTTTCGGAATGGTCTCTGTCACAGTGTCTT GAAACCAAAGAAGAACTTCCAAAATCTGTCCGAATTTCAAGTCTGCCGACTAAAAAATTATTGGGATCTTCAGGAAAAAAG tcTTTGTATTCTTCTGATTCATTATCTTCATCTCAACCATCTCAGTCATCGCAAAAATCAGCAGACAATTTCAGTTCGAAATCAAGTGTTCCAGCCTTGAAAAAATCAGTAACTTGGCCAAAAAATGTTGGTGAAAGTAGTGTGACATCATTGAAATGTGATAAAAAGCACCAAGAG TATTTCACCGCGGTACGACatgtgaaaaattatcagaattGCTTGGAAAAAGGTGAAATACAAGAATATGAAGATGAAGTTTTATATTTGCAAGAAGGTCTTCCATCTCATCAACCCATCTCTGTCAG ATGTTTCTCCGTAACCAGTCTTGCTTGTAAATGCgaacaacaaaattttagaCTTTATCTACGAGCTCATAATGTTTTGACCAAAGTGTTTGACAACTTACAAGATGCTGATGAAAACAAAGTACCG gCACTATCACTGGCTACCTCATCGTTATTATACATGTTAAGTAGAGATAGACAAATTGATATAAATAAAGCTACGTTAAGAATTCTACTGAAGCTGGTTGATccattagaaaaaaataaaaatggcgGTTCCTCAAATAAAC CAAAAATAGCAACACCACCAAAATACAAATTTTCTAAGCTTTACAAACGAAAGCAAGAACCGCAGACAACGAATTCAGATCAAGAATTAGAAGCAGTCAAGCACAAAATCAAAGATCTGATAGATCGATGTGGAGATCCGCTCGTTACTTCACAGGATTTATCG ACTAAAGTTTTAGCCAGTGAAGCATTGTTACGTTATACTGCACGAAAAACTAGTGAGTGGTTTCGAGAAGAAATCAGATTAAAAGGTGGACTAGATCATGTCATCAGCTTGg TGAAAGCGCAAGTGGATATTATTGAAAATCTTCCTGCCAATCTTGACTGTTCATGTCAACCTTTACGTATCGAGCGACCCCTATGCACATTGGAAAGATTACTTCGAGTTTTAGAAAATGGAATCATTAATTCTGCTCGGAATGCTGTGTACCTTGTTACACACCAAAGAGCATTGCTACTGAAGAAAATATCTCT ATTAATGACTCGATGTAAGAAATGGTTGGCACAGACAGAAGATGTTCGTGAACCTGATACACCGCCTTCATCTTCCAAAGCAAAGGCTTCATTGCTTATTAAGAATGTGATAGCACAAATTATCAAATTACTTGTTAATATTAGCAATGACAATG AATGGTCAAGTACACGTATTGGCGATCAAGAAGGAATGTTAGATAACATATTGTCATGCATTTTATATATTCCTGAACATGTTGATGAAGAACATAGATATGAAATTAGGTTGTTG AGTTTGGGTCTTATGGTAAATCTCGTGGAGAGCAGTGCTAAAAATCGAATGTCACTTATGCAAATGAAAACTCCTTCTGTCGACCAAGGTGATGAAGAAATTTCAATTGTTGATGCTTTAGTTCAG cTTTTCATCGATCGTGAAGTCGCTGCAAGAGATAATGAAATATTAGGAGAAGACGGGGTCAAAAGAGCAGCTGAAGCAAAACGAATGCAGAAATCTGGAAGTGCCGGAGGTTTAAA cAAATCATCACAACATGCTGTTGGATTGGGTGATGCAGATGATGAAGGATATTGGGTTGAAAGTGAAGAAGGTATGGAATGGGTTTCCGTACAATCGAAACGAGATGACGATGATTTACACAGTACTCAAGGATCCCACAGGTCGATCACAAATCCTAATAATATTGAAGCCAAACTAACTGCTGAAGAAAAAGACGAAATGAGACAAG CACTTGAAAAAGCAAACGATCATATGGAAGCTTCAATAATTGCATCTTATACTGCCCTTGTGCTCGGATGTCTCATTCACGGAAGTCGAATGAATGCTACGGCAATCAGATCCAGACTTCCAGATAATGGAGATCTATCATCTATgattaaaatgttgaaaaaattccTGTCTTTTATGTATTTAACG CACGGAATGTCCAAAAAGGGAgaacaaaaattgattcaaGTGATAGAAGACATGGAAGAAGTCAATTTAGATAAATCAATTTAA